A genomic stretch from Ooceraea biroi isolate clonal line C1 chromosome 3, Obir_v5.4, whole genome shotgun sequence includes:
- the LOC105276940 gene encoding protein capicua homolog isoform X1, which translates to MHPADVTTLPATARHISARSLLSTVRTREVAKMLTAHPEMHEKRDSLGSGQYGAGGGGGASIEEKSIPEQPPPPPAPPQRDPSDPTISAKKLPKKRKFDPSELEEMDKTSNVTSNINNMVSIRAPTMPLAGQPPALGQQSSLPTTTTSRQSPQQQESDCYQMSSAHSVVVLPPQSTAVDYSLREEPLRSRPRLAIDLSEWRDHRVLALRDSYYYPGVIRNVVHGEIFIEFDGERKLVRYSDILGARRYDVVGDASPSLGQVTLDTKVCIRCPNVNSHVDATKFVKGTVCKILTKPSRFLVKIPRDDDQSESYLVKRADLRLIQPPWADELEEGLEDCEGPSRVETIEHGYRNATEAPTAVPILQIHHTPHHASHISTHNDTSYYRTTGTSPLMTLGNPAHSATALTNGNRPYDDLESEDDLDREDITFPSDADAKLSGSSKRSSMQSRGSTSSLVEQRSITPRSQAATPRSQAATPHRYKKGDVVATPSGIRKKFNGKQWRRLCSKDGCSKESQRRGYCSRHLSLKGSGLRGPTNTFPSSKMDGEETSRDSDTSPNYADRRIAGRFDQEETEAANMLVSLGSSRSATPYSPTTGQSSISPCINQSPVPPLGLNQNNVFMPISSPAHHATPLISPGAKWKHSPTQPNYLVQYPQQVIKPEPNRVVRSSRPAPTAPVPASIGTSVIRISPVSRSMQHGQNLTWSEQSPPPTRHPSVVTSIAQQQQGIILQHALTSSNDFPNHAEICEQSSQLVKPSHSPHLPLPAAPAPQNLTLIHKPLPEQPVDYAQPQSQTQPIYVMQHQHEKKYFVIKNSMDVSAPASTHISSNHDDKYRQGLMNHLSLPTSTLHQVQCQQPPQSPAISSVHIDKLSVLQPVNKVGAHTTAHMDMQRNQPPPTSAIMTSTTEASSPSTPTSVFQHVIVQPGHLVQIPKAQPTREENAKNNGILYGSHEVPPAYQPHPPSLLNNAAMRNWKKAFSWQTTVLEQSEVSPPPSALSPPLSAPPIPISMSTPAEDGPGTGSDPITPAEEEDDDVFEAEQTPPAEVEANANKRRSQSLSALQPQTPLKTKDRIRRPMNAFMIFSKRHRAVVHQRHPNQDNRTVSKILGEWWYALGPEEKQKYHELASEVKEAHFKAHPDWKWCSKDRRKSSTTSFKGSETRSKLNSTGEETDPLQGSSSDDPLIIAPADEVATPITTTYSETSTNIEIMNQSQPQHRISEIPLQVENTEVDVKQDDDANGSDDDQMVICEDPQLEIDLKCKDKLTDSDNDVQDEDAEKKCFNRSQFSPVSQKRELINVKQEITCRPKPIKARIPSTGIESTTKYQHTSMDKGGTVSVLSSTYPYHSPVNPTGVSGFQPTGGAFITMPISPKVIKPEPVKSEQQYSTQYSVSNLVSIHTENGRNMPKFTAAPVLHTIGSKPMMALLKQQQPLQSLGTTLRPLTSTVPYQPPFTLTLLDNDLVAVSKPQQGSQYLNPTPPHPRMYSGFQIPITDAGSRNNSISVQSLVSNNKMEIQSVIVSKPYPVSTNSTTSTYRGIGHSIARLAESENNDNQLAANHAQFYVSNIKTEDRKETINVLPATNEKHKQPSTPHTPQTPQNNHGSSDLSSNKSYTFDEGQSNDVGPNKGPFMLAPTPAQLGRAPLQRRQSMAMPPASTAGDHGPMATSQHCDTRPQLNTLQTAEQAQQQNLVESHTSPSPSTKKGSFFKKNVEDGMDRVLEQVNFQEKFSSLPEFKPEDIQSPSAISINTAGSSSHSSVASGLHSQTSMQMPGYRKKPAQGPHRPIMNEDEIDSDTSATPKNTSSVKLTGNTFFGPDFNVDAYKANNDLLDVDASSPPKTPGSGTGNAVGMGRSDNERGHRKILEQRRHLVMQLFQEHGYFPSTQATSAFQAKHADIFPTKMSLQLKIREVRQKLKANSTPMSANSLVSPLPVSESSPVVTGPLTAPPTSMGAPHSLPVSSSGS; encoded by the exons TGGTGGCGCTTCGATTGAGGAGAAATCTATTCCGGAACAACCACCCCCGCCTCCCGCACCGCCACAACGAGACCCGTCGGATCCCACAATCAGCGCTAAGAAGCTTCCAAAGAAACGAAAATTCGATCCATCCGAACTCGAGGAAATGGACAAAACCAGCAACGTCACCAGCAACATCAACAACATGGTCAGCATACGCGCGCCAACCATGCCGCTTGCCGGCCAGCCGCCGGCTTTGGGTCAGCAATCGAGCTTACCAACAACCACCACCAGCCGACAATCACCACAGCAGCAGGAATCTGATTGTTATCAA ATGTCCTCGGCTCATTCGGTAGTGGTGTTACCTCCTCAGAGCACAGCGGTCGATTACTCTCTTCGCGAGGAACCTTTACGTTCTCGTCCCCGGCTTGCTATTGATCTCAGTGAATGGCGCGACCATAGGGTGTTAGCTTTAAGGGATTCATATTATTATCCGGGTGTTATACGTAATGTTGTTCATGGTGAGATTTTCATTGAGTTCGACGGTGAGAGGAAGCTAGTGCGTTACAGTGACATTCTGGGCGCGAGAAGGTACGATGTGGTAGGCGACGCGAGCCCTTCTCTCGGGCAGGTGACTTTGGATACGAAAGTTTGTATCAGGTGCCCGAACGTGAACAGTCACGTGGACGCGACCAAGTTTGTAAAGGGGACAGTGTGCAAGATATTAACGAAGCCTTCTCGTTTTCTTGTGAAAATACCACGGGACGACGATCAGAGTGAGAGTTACCTTGTGAAGCGCGCGGACTTGCGGCTAATACAGCCACCATGGGCGGACGAGTTGGAGGAGGGGCTGGAGGACTGCGAGGGTCCTTCGAGGGTCGAGACCATCG AACACGGGTATCGCAATGCCACGGAAGCTCCGACTGCAGTGCCAATTTTGCAAATTCATCATACTCCTCATCACGCATCGCATATATCAACTCATAACGACACGAGCTACTATAGAACGACTGGTACCAGCCCACTCATGACTCTAGGCAATCCTGCGCATTCTGCCACAGCGTTAACTAACGGCAACCGGCCGTACGACGATTTGGAAAGCGAGGATGACTTGGACAGGGAGGACATTACATTTCCCTCGGACGCAG ATGCAAAATTGTCAGGGAGCAGCAAAAGAAGCAGCATGCAGAGCCGGGGAAGTACCAGTAGCCTAGTTGAACAACGTAGTATAACGCCTCGTTCTCAGGCAGCCACACCCAG ATCTCAGGCGGCAACGCCACATAGGTATAAAAAGGGTGACGTAGTGGCTACACCAAGCggaattagaaaaaaattcaatggAAAACAGTGGCGCAGGCTTTGTAGTAAGGACGGATGTTCCAAAGAGAGCCAACGAAGAGGATACTGTTCCCGTCACCTTAGTTTAAAAGGATCTGGTCTTAGGGGTCCGACGAACACGTTTCCTAG CAGTAAGATGGACGGCGAAGAAACGTCGAGAGACTCCGATACTTCACCGAACTACGCTGACAGAAGAATAGCGGGTAGATTCGACCAGGAGGAAACCGAAGCTGCTAATATGCTTG TGTCTTTGGGGAGCTCCAGATCGGCTACTCCTTACTCGCCGACGACGGGACAGTCTTCTATATCCCCGTGCATAAACCAGTCGCCGGTGCCGCCGTTAGGCCTTAACCAGAACAATGTGTTTATGCCTATCTCGAGTCCCGCTCATCACGCGACTCCGTTGATTTCGCCTGGCGCGAAGTGGAAACACTCACCCACGCAGCCCAACTATTTGGTTCAGTATCCGCAGCAAGTGATAAAGCCCGAGCCGAATCGCGTGGTTAGATCAAGTAGGCCGGCACCGACGGCGCCCGTCCCCGCCAGCATAGGGACAAGCGTGATAAGAATCTCCCCGGTGAGCCGCAGCATGCAGCACGGACAAAATCTGACGTGGTCGGAGCAGAGTCCGCCACCAACGAGACATCCATCAGTCGTGACGTCGATCGCTCAGCAGCAGCAAGGCATAATTCTGCAGCACGCGCTTACGTCGAGCAACGACTTTCCCAATCACGCCGAAATATGCGAGCAGAGCTCGCAATTGGTAAAACCGTCGCACTCGCCCCACTTGCCTCTACCCGCGGCCCCGGCGCCGCAGAACTTGACGCTTATACACAAGCCGCTGCCGGAACAGCCGGTTGACTACGCGCAGCCGCAGTCCCAGACTCAGCCGATTTACGTGATGCAGCATCAACACGAAAAAAAGTATTTCGTGATAAAGAACAGTATGGACGTATCGGCGCCAGCGAGCACGCACATAAGCAGCAACCACGATGACAAGTACAGACAGGGTCTGATGAACCACCTGAGTCTGCCGACATCCACGTTGCATCAAGTTCAGTGTCAACAACCGCCCCAGTCACCCGCGATTTCATCCGTCCACATCGACAAGCTGTCCGTTCTGCAGCCC GTGAATAAGGTAGGCGCGCATACGACCGCACATATGGACATGCAAAGAAATCAGCCGCCGCCTACGAGCGCTATAATGACATCCACCACAGAGGCGTCCAGTCCATCTACTCCGACAAGTGTCTTCCAGCACGTAATTGTTCAGCCCGGACATTTGGTGCAGATTCCGAAAGCTCAACCCACCAGGGAAGAGAATGCCAAGAACAACGGTATCCTCT ATGGCAGCCACGAAGTTCCTCCTGCATACCAGCCCCATCCCCCATCATTACTGAACAATGCAGCAATGCGCAACTGGAAAAAAG CTTTTTCCTGGCAGACGACAGTTCTGGAACAATCAGAGGTGAGCCCTCCTCCTTCTGCTCTGAGCCCACCCCTGAGCGCACCTCCAATACCAATAAGTATGAGCACACCTGCTGAAGATGGCCCTGGTACTGGTTCAGATCCCATAACACCAGCCGAAGAAGAGGACGACGATGTTTTCGAAGCAGAACAGACTCCACCCGCAGAAGTGGAAGCTAACGCTAATAAACGACGCAGCCAATCGCTTAGTGCTTTACAACCACAAACTCCGTTAAAG ACTAAAGACAGAATACGACGGCCCATGAACgcatttatgattttttcgaaACGGCATCGCGCCGTTGTGCATCAACGTCATCCGAATCAAGATAATCGTACGGTTTCGAAGATATTAGGAGAGTGGTGGTACGCATTGGGACCAGaggaaaaacaaaagtatCATGAACTCGCTTCGGAAGTGAAGGAGGCGCACTTTAAGGCGCATCCGGACTGGAAGTGGTGCAGTAAGGACAGGCGGAAATCGTCAACGACGAGTTTCAAAGGAAGCGAGACTAGGAGCAAATTGAATAGCACGGGAGAAGAGACGGATCCCCTGCAGGGATCTTCCTCGGACGATCCGTTGATAATCGCGCCTGCCGACGAAGTAGCCACTCCAATCACTACTACGTACAGTGAAACTTCCACTAATATTGAG ATTATGAACCAGTCACAGCCGCAACATCGGATCTCGGAGATCCCTCTGCAAGTTGAAAACACAGAGGTTGACGTGAAACAGGATGACGATGCAAATGGATCGGATGACGATCAGATGGTAATTTGCGAAGATCCCCAGCTGGAAATAGACTTGAAGTGCAAGGACAAATTGACAGATAGCGATAATGACGTGCAGGACGAGGACGCGGAGAAGAAGTGTTTCAATCGCTCGCAATTCTCCCCCGTCAGCCAAAAGAGGGAATTGATCAATGTTAAACAGGAAATAACGTGCCGGCCGAAACCGATAAAAG CACGGATACCTTCAACAGGTATAGAATCTACAACAAAGTATCAACATACTTCCATGGATAAAGGCGGTACTGTATCAGTTTTGTCGAGTACGTATCCTTATCACAGTCCTGTCAATCCAACAGGAGTGTCAGGGTTCCAACCTACCGGCGGTGCTTTCATAACTATGCCAATATCGCCGAAAGTTATTAAGCCGGAACCGGTAAAGAGCGAGCAGCAGTACAGCACACAGTACAGTGTGAGCAATCTCGTGAGCATCCACACTGAGAACGGACGGAATATGCCTAAGTTTACAGCAGCCCCGGTATTACACACT ATTGGATCGAAACCTATGATGGCGCTGTTGAAACAACAGCAGCCGTTGCAGTCTTTAGGCACTACTCTTCGTCCCCTTACTTCAACTGTCCCTTATCAACCACCGTTCACTCTAACATTGCTCGATAACGATTTGGTGGCTGTTTCCAAACCGCAGCAGGGATCGCAGTACCTTAACCCGACACCGCCGCATCCCAGGATGTACAGTGGATTCCAAATACCTATCACCG ACGCCGGTAGCCGCAACAACTCCATATCCGTGCAAAGTTTGGTCTCCAATAACAAGATGGAGATTCAGAGCGTGATTGTGAGCAAACCTTATCCCGTTTCGACTAATTCCACCACATCGACTTACCGAGGGATCGGGCACTCCATTGCTCGTCTCGCTGAATCCGAGAACAATGACAATCAGCTGGCTGCGAATCACGCTCAATTTTACG TCAGTAATATAAAAACTGAAGACAGAAAGGAAACCATTAACGTTCTTCCTGCAACAAATGAGAAACATAAGCAACCGTCGACGCCTCATACACCGCAAACGCCTCAGAATAATCACGGGAGCAGTGATCTGTCGTCGAACAAGTCGTATACGTTCGACGAAGGCCAGAGCAATGACGTAGGTCCGAATAAAGGTCCGTTTATGCTTGCTCCAACTCCGGCACAACTTGGTCGAGCACCGCTGCAAAGGAGACAATCGATgg CAATGCCTCCCGCATCAACTGCAGGAGACCATGGGCCAATGGCAACATCTCAGCATTGTGATACTCGACCACAACTCAACACATTACAAACGGCAGAGCAGGCACAACAGCAGAATTTGGTAGAATCTCATACTTCCCCTTCTCCCTCTACTAAGAAGGGTTCTTTCTTCAAAAAGAACGTGGAGGATGGTATGGACAG AGTTCTCGAACAAGTGAactttcaagaaaaattttccTCCTTGCCGGAATTCAAACCGGAGGATATACAGAGTCCAAGTGCGATCAGTATAAACACCGCGGGTTCATCTAGCCATAGCAGTGTAGCTTCCGGATTACATTCGCAAACATCTATGCAGATGCCAGGTTATCGAAAGAAACCTGCACAAGGACCTCATAGGCCCATAA TGAATGAGGATGAGATTGATTCGGACACATCAGCCACTCCAAAGAACACCTCGAGCGTCAAGTTGACAGGCAACACTTTCTTCGGGCCGGATTTTAACGTCGACGCTTATAAAGCCAATAATGATCTACTGGATGTCGATGCCAGCTCCCCGCCAAAAACTCCCGGAAGCGGTACTGGGAATGCCGTAGGAATGGGTAGAAGCGACAACGAGCGTGGCCACAGGAAGATACTGGAGCAACGGAGGCACTTGGTCATGCAGTTGTTTCAGGAACACGGTTACTTTCCATCCACCCAAGCTACTTCCGCGTTTCAAGCTAAGCATGCGGATATATTTCCTACCAAGATGAGTTTGCAACTGAAGATACGAGAGGTTCGGCAAAAGTTGAAAGCCAATTCGACCCCGATGAGTGCCAACAGCCTCGTCAGTCCATTGCCAGTCTCGGAATCTTCGCCGGTTGTAACTG GTCCATTAACTGCTCCTCCAACATCGATGGGAGCTCCACATTCACTGCCTGTAAGCAGTAGTGGTAGCTAG